A DNA window from Malus domestica chromosome 12, GDT2T_hap1 contains the following coding sequences:
- the LOC139189758 gene encoding uncharacterized protein, giving the protein MSNLNKLDFTALEVSGRNYLKWVQDVKLHLTAKNLRPAIEEATDKPVGEAEKATAMIFIRRHIHDALQTEYLAEEDPRALWVALADRFDHQKDIFLPEARHDWQHLRFQDFKSVNEYNSEVCRIRSLLKFCNETLTEEDLLEKTYSTFSASNIVLQQQYRAQKFTKFSDLISVLLLAEKQNQLLMKNHQARPTGATAVPEAHYSTNQHPKRQKRRGKGGQKPSHQGQQSQGPSKGGNKAQKRPNLAPKAPNFKNKGKAPATMNDDMCYSCGSKDHWSRICRAPKKVVDAYHSRRTKFEPNFLQVDEPETTKMEVSDFQEDTTPMED; this is encoded by the coding sequence atgtcgaatttgaacaaactcgacttcaccgctttggaggtttctggaaggaactacctcaagtgggttcaagatgtgaagctccacctcactgcaaagaacttgcgtcctgctattgaagaagcaacagataaacctgttggcgaagctgaaaaagccactgctatgatcttcatccgaagacatatccatgacgctctacaaactgagtaccttgctgaagaggatccacgtgcattatgggtcgctttggctgatcgtttcgatcaccaaaaggacatattcttgcctgaagcaagacacgactggcagcacttgcgcttccaagactttaagtctgtgaatgaatataattctgaagtttgtcgaatccgatcacttctcaagttttgcaatgaaactttgactgaagaggatctcctggagaagacctactcgaccttctctgcttctaatattgtcctgcagcaacaatatagagctcagaagttcactaagttctcggatttgatctctgttttacttcttgctgaaaagcagaaccagctgttgatgaagaatcatcaagctcgacctactggggctactgctgtgcctgaagcacattatagcactaatcagcacccaaaacgccaaaagaggcgtggtaagggcggccagaagccatcccaccaaggtcaacagagccaaggcccatccaagggaggaaacaaagcccagaagcgcccaaacctcgctcccaaggccccgaacttcaagaataagggcaaagcacctgccacaatgaatgacgatatgtgttatagttgtggttccaaggaccattggtcccgtatttgccgtgctcccaagaaggttgtggatgcatatcattctcgtcgtacgaagtttgaaccaaacttcctgcaagtggacgaaccggagactacaaagatggaggtttctgattttcaggaggataccactcctatggaagattag
- the LOC139190042 gene encoding uncharacterized protein, whose protein sequence is MGDKQDDDRSQSSDYTSEDEGTEDYRRGGYHAVRIGDTFKSGRYAVQTKLGWGHFSTVWLACDTQHSRFVALKVQKSADHYTEAAMDEITILKQIAEGDPGDKKCVVKLLDHFKHSGPNGQHVCMVFEYLGDNLLTLIKYSDYRGVPLHKVKEICYHVLVGLDYLHRQLSIIHTDLKPENILLMSMIDPLKDPTKSRAPLILPGGKDKDASESGYAKALNGDMSRNQKKKIRRKAKRAAQECVDRDEADADVETSTEVEASPNTRLNVRSVEDQSTSSGNANRSSDAGGPNGSRPGSHGSKRGNRTTRQKLLASIDLRCKLVDFGNACWTYKQFTNDIQTRQYRCPEVILGSKYSTSADLWSFACICFELATGDVLFDPHSGDNFDRDEDHLALMMELLGMMPRKIALGGRYSRDYFNRYGDLRHIRRLRFWPLNKVLVEKYEFSEKDASELTDFLVPILDFVPEKRPTAAQCLVHPWINAGPRLLEPSIAADKKQGVDSDTAEENQREKDEREAMEVGVGNIAINSDSKRVKDVPSSSKPSLAAEGNPSR, encoded by the exons atggggGATAAACAGGACGACGATCGGAGTCAGAGCAGCGACTACACGTCGGAGGATGAAGGCACCGAGGATTACCGGCGCGGTGGCTACCACGCCGTCCGAATCGGCGACACTTTCAAGAGCGGACGGTATGCCGTTCAGACCAAGCTCGGCTGGGGCCATTTCTCCACCGTCTGGCTCGCCTGTGACACCCAACACTCC AGATTTGTTGCTCTGAAAGTGCAAAAGAGTGCTGACCACTACACTGAGGCGGCCATGGATGAGATAACCATCTTGAAACAGATTGCAGAGGGAGACCCAGGTGATAAAAAATGCGTGGTGAAGCTTCTAGACCATTTTAAGCATTCGGGTCCGAATGGGCAACATGTTTGTATGGTTTTTGAGTACTTGGGTGATAATCTGTTGACGCTTATTAAGTATAGTGATTACCGGGGAGTGCCACTACATAAGGTTAAGGAGATTTGTTATCATGTTTTGGTTGGATTGGATTATTTGCACAGACAGCTGTCGATTATACACACTGATTTGAAGCCAGAGAATATCTTGTTGATGTCAATGATAGACCCGCTCAAGGATCCGACAAAGTCAAGAGCACCTCTTATTCTTCCAGGTGGTAAAGACAAGGATGCATCGGAGTCAGGGTATGCAAAAGCGTTAAATGGGGATATGAGTCGGAACCAGAAGAAAAAGATTAGAAGAAAGGCGAAGCGTGCAGCTCAAGAGTGCGTGGATAGAGATGAAGCTGATGCTGATGTAGAAACATCCACTGAGGTAGAGGCATCTCCTAACACAAGATTGAATGTGCGTTCTGTTGAAGACCAGTCTACTAGTTCTGGCAATGCGAATAGATCATCAGATGCTGGTGGGCCAAATGGCTCTCGTCCAGGAAGTCATGGTAGTAAGAGAGGCAATCGCACTACAAGGcagaagttgttggcatcaattGACCTGAGGTGCAAATTGGTTGATTTTGGGAATGCATGTTGGACGTACAAACAGTTCACAAACGATATCCAAACAAGACAGTATAGGTGTCCAGAGGTGATCCTCGGCTCAAAATATTCAACCTCGGCAGATCTTTGGTCTTttgcatgcatttgttttgagcTTGCAACTGGTGATGTACTCTTTGATCCCCACAGTGGTGACAACTTTGACAGAGATGAG GATCACTTAGCATTGATGATGGAGCTTCTTGGAATGATGCCACGAAAG ATTGCCTTAGGTGGTCGATATTCTAGAGATTACTTTAATAGATACGGTGATTTGAGGCACATTCGTCGCTTGCGTTTTTGGCCCCTGAATAAGGTTCTGGTAGAAAAGTACGAATTTAGTGAGAAAGATGCAAGTGAATTAACTGACTTCCTCGTTCCCATCCTCGACTTTGTCCCTGAGAAACGGCCTACTGCTGCACAGTGCCTTGTTCATCCATGGATCAATGCAGGTCCTCGGCTACTGGAACCATCTATAGCTGCTGATAAAAAACAAGGAGTGGACAGTGACACGGCTGAAGAAAACCAGAGGGAAAAAGACGAGAGGGAGGCAATGGAGGTAGGGGTGGGAAATATCGCCATTAATTCCGATTCTAAACGGGTCAAAGATGTCCCATCCAGTAGTAAACCCTCCCTGGCAGCCGAAGGTAATCCATCCAGGTAG
- the LOC103449926 gene encoding sulfite exporter TauE/SafE family protein 4 yields the protein MATRGLVLYLLSSFSVAVFSVFFISHQYDSYSPQIGLSNSLSSNLSHFSTTDKTWPELKFSWRLVLATVIGFLGSACGTVGGVGGGGIFVPMLTLIVGFDTKSAAALSKCMIMGASASSVWYNLRVPHPTKEVPIIDYDLALLFQPMLMLGITLGVALSVVFPYWLITVLIIILFLGTSSRSCFKGAEMWKEETILKKEYARQQEATVNSRGELLIDAQYESLLPREEKSMMQILMFNLRWERVLVLVALWVLFLLLQILKNDVTACSTWYWVLFCLQFPIALGVFGYESVKLCKEYKKRMSAGNTESICEASIAWTPIHIAFCALCGILGGTVGGLLGSGGGFVLGPLLLEIGVIPQVASATATFVMTFSASLSVVEFYLLKRFPIPYAIYLTSVSILAGFWGQFLVRRVVSILKRASIIVFILSGVIFASAITMGVIGIKMSLQMISNHEFMGFLDFCNSQ from the exons ATGGCTACAAGAGGCTTAGTGCTCTATCTTCTCTCAAGTTTCTCTGTGGCTGTCTTCTCTGTGTTCTTCATCTCTCACCAATATGATTCCTACTCTCCCCAAATCGGCCTTTCCAATTCTCTCAGTTCCAATCTCTCCCACTTCTCCACCACCGATAAAACGTGGCct GAATTGAAGTTCAGTTGGAGGCTTGTGCTGGCAACAGTGATTGGATTTCTGGGTTCGGCATGTGGGACGGTGGGAGGAGTAGGAGGGGGTGGAATATTTGTTCCTATGCTTACTTTGATTGTTGGATTTGATACCAAGTCTGCTGCTGCCCTCTCTAAAT GTATGATAATGGGGGCATCAGCATCATCAGTGTGGTACAATCTGAGAGTGCCTCATCCAACAAAAGAAGTGCCAATCATAGACTATGATTTGGCCCTTCTCTTTCAGCCCATGCTCATGCTTGGCATCACCTTGGGTGTTGCTCTCAGTGTCGTCTTCCCCTACTGGCTCATCACTGTCCTCATCATTATTCTCTTCCTCG GGACTTCATCAAGGTCTTGTTTTAAGGGGGCTGAGATGTGGAAGGAAGAGACTATTTTAAAG AAAGAATATGCAAGGCAGCAAGAAGCTACAGTGAACTCTCGGGGCGAAC TTCTAATTGATGCACAGTACGAGTCATTACTTCCAAGAGAAGAGAAGTCAATGATG CAAATACTGATGTTCAACCTTAGATGGGAAAGAGTGTTGGTGCTGGTAGCTTTATGGGTTCTTTTCCTACTTCTTCAAATCCTCAAG AATGATGTAACTGCTTGCAGTACATGGTATTGGGTCCTCTTCTGCTTACAG tTTCCCATAGCACTTGGAGTGTTTGGATATGAATCGGTGAAGCTGTGTAAAGAGTACAAGAAGAGAATGAGCGCAGGGAACACAGAGTCAATATGCGAGGCTTCGATCGCATGGACTCCAATTCACATTGCATTCTGTGCTCTATGTGGAATCTTGGGAGGCACTGTTGGGGGCTTACTTGGATCAGGTGGAGGTTTCGTTCTTGGCCCTCTCCTGCTTGAGATAGGTGTCATCCCACAG GTTGCTAGTGCAACCGCCACATTCGTGATGACATTCTCGGCATCATTATCGGTCGTGGAGTTCTACTTGCTCAAGAGGTTTCCAATTCCATATG CTATATACCTCACAAGTGTTTCGATCTTGGCTGGCTTCTGGGGACAGTTCCTTGTACGAAGAGTTGTCTCGATTCTAAAGAGAGCATCAATCATCGTATTCATCCTCTCTGGTGTCATCTTTGCTAGCGCTATCACAATGg GTGTAATCGGCATCAAGATGAGCCTCCAAATGATATCAAATCACGAGTTTATGGGATTCTTGGACTTCTGCAACAGTCAGTGA